The following proteins are co-located in the Armatimonadota bacterium genome:
- a CDS encoding M28 family peptidase: protein MQVSSGRFVGLTSVLLVLVLLFSAGVALAQRAEDEEDIVLKSETDYQRVVTLVDGAEMKRVVEDMAALGSRVTGYPGCEKAVDMVVDKFKELGLKDITIEEFPVVVPMVKPDEKGRAASIEVSGGEDLEILPLWPNLVRTPKTPPEGISGRLIYGGTGNLRAFNGKDISNSIVLLDFNCGADWFNAPLLGAKAVLFIEPEQTLRGDAEQKFLSIPINIPRFWVPKAASDYLMAMLQSRERVDVTLKCDMEWQEVTGKNVVARVKGTDPRLSKQQVVVQAYYDSISVAPTAAPGAENACSLSAMYQVIKAILDQKPKRSITFLATSGHFQALSGSKWFVRERIRGGRSEKRVRQMFNLVDTARREIEEAADRVWEEDRSTRVEKTEEEITDERIRALSRIRKSLKIALKKMRGLEKTIRKARKEDPNRGKLEEKKLTEEELKERERLINEFDQALPEMRQALEACLDVVDNGRAQGRHADTATKQDILAKVQESIQAATDALDFSHEGISLWFSLDLSSHNDAFGIFYKGYFYNYAENIQWKFSDIGKKAREYSELIGQALGVDPTTRFADGINAIQGKSWQTYMAGKLALANEVATIGGIPGLGFATINDSRPYVDTPMDVPERVDMDNVVTQTQFLACLMCDLINISDPRSKDLYDLQLDDNFVEVKGRVVEFDPETTTFPDEPIEGKPVEGTRAGNTCVVVARTGGKTAMGVRCELFDIPTNLERDKEPDRKRDPKAHQEWKDKGGRLTSLIGLPNVRARGGQVPIEGYDLHAEDGRVCMAPDRGVNGNEAYPTALTMDQEVKPVTSVLFACKSMAIFDMVDQRFFELLREINVYDATTDAAPYEYGYCLPLPPEQFTSAYEPCAVVFAPGGTKVKVTMGASVLGLRFVLVNPTEEDHEGEGYLIDKYPSMYATPFRVAMDMWQLDEERMTRLREHGIENSRVDKAHVTARTHLEEARKYLERRQYDKFFTAARSAWSFESRAYPDVRRTANDVIKGILFYLALLLPFAFFSERLFIAAPDVRWQIVGFFGIFMLIFFLIALVHPAFAITFTPAIILLAFIILALTMIVISIIVQKFEDQMKEVRYEQTGIRTADVGRLSASGAAFNLGIANLRRRKVRTMLTCLTLILLTFTVLSCTSVVEGVRNNRIRLPKEAPYNGILIRDKTWAPIGEPTQRVMNNEFGDRYPVAPRAWYFSSKVGDQSFVTVSRGLDTYAATAMVGLTPQEAEITVDPAQHLKKGGRWFRPDDTLVCIIPEGMADKLNISPSQVGTASVSVFGTSLRVIGIVRSNKFKNHAIDLDGESITPVDYLLMQEQQAQQQQQQRGDKMSEDELREYIHLAPDSVLFVPYEFVINAGGTLRSVALKMDKADDVRKHLDDLMQRVELNLYAGMDGETFLCSAVGATSFKGASDLAIPILIAAAIVLNTMLGSVYERVREIYIYSSLGLAPTHIAALFIAEASVYAILGAIAGYLVGQAMAKFLLTFNLLTGLNLNYSSLSAVASTAIIMFTVLLSVIYPAKRASQIAMPGIERRWTLPEPENDQIAMGLPFTVTGDQALGVNMFLREYLAAHADYSLGHFSTADIDLGTIQAELGEGYQLSVMVWLAPYDLGVSERLLLQTVPTEDAEVYQIRAVIIRESGDESSWIRVTRNFINMLRKQYLLWRTFPAGLKGEYGQRGMRLLAGELEEEE, encoded by the coding sequence ATGCAGGTTAGCTCAGGGCGGTTTGTGGGGCTGACGAGTGTTCTGCTGGTGCTTGTCTTGCTCTTCAGCGCCGGCGTGGCCCTCGCGCAGCGGGCCGAAGACGAAGAGGACATTGTCCTCAAGTCTGAGACCGACTACCAGCGGGTCGTCACTCTCGTCGACGGCGCCGAGATGAAGCGAGTCGTGGAAGACATGGCCGCGCTCGGCTCCCGTGTCACCGGTTACCCCGGTTGCGAGAAGGCCGTCGATATGGTGGTCGACAAGTTCAAGGAGCTTGGTCTCAAGGACATCACCATCGAGGAGTTCCCGGTGGTCGTCCCCATGGTCAAGCCTGATGAGAAAGGGCGCGCCGCGTCGATCGAGGTCTCCGGCGGCGAAGACCTGGAGATCCTGCCCCTTTGGCCCAACCTGGTTCGCACCCCCAAGACTCCGCCTGAAGGCATCTCCGGCCGGCTCATCTACGGCGGCACCGGCAACCTTCGGGCCTTCAACGGCAAAGACATCTCCAACTCCATCGTGCTCCTGGACTTCAACTGCGGCGCCGACTGGTTCAACGCCCCGCTCCTGGGGGCAAAGGCCGTGCTCTTCATCGAGCCTGAACAGACCCTGCGCGGCGACGCTGAGCAGAAGTTCCTGTCGATCCCCATCAACATCCCCCGCTTCTGGGTGCCCAAGGCCGCATCGGACTACCTCATGGCCATGCTCCAGTCCCGGGAGCGCGTCGACGTGACCCTCAAGTGCGACATGGAGTGGCAGGAGGTCACCGGCAAGAACGTCGTCGCCCGTGTGAAAGGCACCGACCCCAGGCTCAGCAAGCAGCAGGTGGTCGTGCAGGCATACTACGATTCCATCTCCGTCGCTCCCACCGCCGCACCCGGGGCGGAGAATGCCTGCAGCCTTTCCGCCATGTATCAGGTTATCAAGGCGATTCTCGACCAGAAGCCCAAGCGCAGCATCACCTTCCTCGCAACGTCTGGCCACTTCCAGGCGCTCAGCGGAAGCAAGTGGTTCGTTCGCGAGCGGATTCGCGGCGGCCGCAGCGAGAAGCGGGTCAGGCAGATGTTCAACCTGGTCGATACCGCGCGGCGCGAAATCGAGGAAGCCGCGGATCGAGTCTGGGAAGAGGACCGCAGCACTCGCGTTGAGAAGACCGAAGAAGAGATTACCGACGAGCGCATCCGCGCGCTCAGCCGCATCCGCAAGTCCCTCAAGATCGCTCTGAAAAAGATGCGCGGGCTCGAAAAGACCATCCGCAAGGCCCGCAAAGAAGACCCGAACCGCGGAAAGCTTGAGGAGAAGAAGCTCACCGAGGAGGAGCTCAAAGAACGCGAACGGCTGATCAATGAGTTTGATCAGGCGCTGCCCGAAATGAGACAGGCGCTGGAAGCTTGCCTCGATGTGGTGGACAATGGCCGCGCCCAGGGACGCCACGCCGACACGGCCACGAAGCAGGATATCCTGGCGAAAGTCCAAGAGTCCATCCAGGCCGCCACCGACGCCCTCGACTTCTCTCACGAGGGCATCTCCCTTTGGTTCTCGCTGGACCTGTCCAGTCACAATGACGCCTTCGGGATCTTCTACAAGGGCTACTTCTACAACTACGCCGAGAATATCCAGTGGAAGTTCTCGGACATCGGCAAGAAGGCCCGCGAATATAGCGAACTGATCGGGCAGGCGCTGGGTGTCGATCCGACTACCCGGTTCGCGGACGGGATCAACGCGATCCAGGGCAAGAGCTGGCAGACCTACATGGCCGGCAAGCTGGCCCTCGCCAATGAAGTCGCCACGATTGGAGGCATTCCCGGCCTCGGATTTGCCACCATCAACGATTCGCGCCCCTACGTGGACACCCCCATGGACGTCCCTGAACGGGTGGACATGGACAACGTCGTCACCCAGACACAGTTCCTTGCCTGTCTCATGTGCGACCTGATCAATATCTCCGACCCTCGCAGCAAGGACCTCTACGACCTGCAGCTTGACGATAACTTCGTCGAGGTCAAGGGCCGGGTTGTTGAGTTCGATCCGGAGACCACCACATTCCCGGATGAGCCTATTGAGGGCAAGCCCGTGGAAGGCACCCGCGCCGGCAATACGTGCGTCGTGGTTGCCCGCACCGGCGGCAAGACAGCGATGGGGGTGCGTTGCGAGCTCTTCGACATCCCGACGAACCTGGAGAGGGACAAGGAACCGGACCGCAAGCGAGACCCCAAAGCGCACCAGGAGTGGAAGGACAAGGGCGGACGCCTGACCTCGCTCATCGGCCTTCCCAACGTGCGTGCCCGCGGCGGCCAGGTCCCCATTGAGGGCTACGACCTGCACGCCGAGGACGGACGTGTCTGCATGGCCCCCGACCGCGGCGTCAACGGCAACGAGGCCTACCCCACCGCGCTCACTATGGATCAGGAAGTCAAGCCGGTCACCAGCGTCCTGTTCGCCTGCAAGTCCATGGCGATCTTCGACATGGTTGACCAGCGGTTCTTCGAGCTGCTGCGCGAGATCAACGTCTACGACGCCACCACGGACGCGGCACCCTACGAGTATGGCTACTGTCTGCCGCTTCCGCCGGAGCAGTTCACCTCCGCCTACGAGCCCTGCGCGGTTGTATTCGCACCCGGTGGCACCAAGGTGAAGGTCACCATGGGTGCCAGCGTCCTCGGTCTGCGGTTCGTTCTTGTGAACCCCACCGAAGAGGACCATGAGGGCGAAGGGTATCTCATCGACAAGTACCCCTCCATGTACGCAACGCCGTTCCGAGTGGCGATGGACATGTGGCAGCTCGACGAGGAGCGCATGACCCGTCTGCGCGAGCACGGCATCGAAAACAGCCGCGTGGATAAAGCTCACGTCACCGCCCGCACGCACCTTGAGGAAGCCAGGAAGTATCTTGAGCGGCGGCAGTATGACAAGTTCTTCACCGCTGCCCGCTCGGCGTGGAGCTTCGAGTCCCGGGCATATCCCGACGTGCGCCGCACGGCGAACGACGTCATCAAGGGCATCCTTTTCTATCTTGCGCTCCTCTTGCCTTTCGCCTTCTTCAGCGAGCGCCTGTTCATTGCCGCCCCCGACGTGCGCTGGCAGATCGTGGGATTCTTTGGCATTTTCATGCTGATCTTCTTCCTGATCGCCCTGGTGCACCCGGCCTTCGCCATCACGTTCACGCCGGCCATTATCCTGTTGGCCTTCATCATCCTGGCCCTGACGATGATCGTTATCTCCATCATCGTCCAGAAGTTCGAGGACCAGATGAAAGAGGTCCGTTACGAGCAGACAGGTATCCGCACCGCGGACGTGGGCCGTCTTAGCGCGTCCGGCGCGGCATTCAACCTCGGCATCGCGAACCTGCGCCGCCGCAAGGTCCGCACAATGCTCACCTGTCTGACACTGATCCTCCTCACCTTCACTGTTCTGTCCTGCACGTCCGTCGTCGAGGGCGTGCGCAACAACCGGATTCGCCTTCCCAAGGAAGCGCCTTACAACGGCATCCTGATCCGCGACAAGACCTGGGCGCCCATCGGCGAACCGACCCAGCGCGTCATGAACAACGAGTTCGGCGACCGCTACCCGGTTGCCCCGCGCGCCTGGTACTTCTCGAGTAAAGTCGGAGACCAGTCCTTCGTCACCGTCAGCCGCGGCCTTGATACCTACGCCGCCACGGCGATGGTGGGTCTGACACCCCAGGAAGCCGAGATCACCGTGGACCCGGCACAGCACCTGAAGAAGGGCGGACGGTGGTTCCGGCCCGACGACACCCTGGTCTGCATCATTCCCGAAGGCATGGCCGACAAGCTGAATATCTCGCCATCCCAGGTGGGAACGGCCTCTGTATCCGTGTTCGGAACCAGCCTGCGGGTCATCGGAATTGTGCGCTCCAATAAGTTCAAGAACCACGCCATCGACCTCGACGGCGAATCGATCACGCCGGTTGACTACCTGCTCATGCAGGAGCAGCAGGCACAGCAGCAACAGCAGCAGCGCGGAGACAAGATGAGCGAGGACGAACTGCGCGAGTACATCCATCTCGCGCCCGACAGTGTCCTGTTCGTCCCATACGAGTTCGTGATCAATGCCGGCGGCACCCTGCGTTCCGTGGCGTTGAAGATGGACAAGGCAGATGACGTGCGCAAGCACCTCGACGACCTCATGCAGCGCGTCGAGCTCAACCTGTATGCGGGAATGGATGGCGAGACCTTCCTGTGCAGTGCGGTCGGTGCTACCAGCTTCAAAGGCGCCTCGGACCTCGCGATCCCGATTCTCATCGCCGCTGCCATCGTTCTCAACACTATGCTTGGGTCCGTCTACGAACGCGTCCGTGAGATCTACATCTACAGCTCCCTGGGGCTGGCGCCTACCCACATCGCGGCCCTCTTCATCGCGGAGGCCAGCGTGTACGCGATCCTGGGCGCTATCGCCGGGTACCTCGTGGGTCAGGCGATGGCCAAGTTCCTGCTCACCTTCAACCTGCTCACCGGTCTGAACCTGAACTACTCGTCACTGTCGGCGGTGGCCTCCACGGCCATCATCATGTTCACGGTGCTGCTATCCGTTATCTACCCCGCGAAACGGGCGTCGCAGATCGCGATGCCCGGCATTGAGCGCCGTTGGACCCTGCCCGAGCCTGAGAACGACCAGATCGCAATGGGCCTGCCTTTCACCGTCACGGGCGACCAGGCTCTGGGTGTCAACATGTTCTTGCGCGAGTACCTCGCCGCCCACGCCGACTACTCACTGGGGCACTT